Genomic window (Saccharothrix australiensis):
CGGCGCGGGCCGGTGCGTCGCGCACGCGGGCGGGCCGACCACACCGGCGATCGGCGCGGAGGCCGAGGTGTCGACGCCGGACGGCGGCGCCGGGTTGGCGCAGCTCTACCCGGCCAACGGCCACAACGGGGTGAACGCGCCGGACCTCCACTTCGGCCTCGGCGCGAACCCGCCCGCCGCGGTGCCGGTACGGCTGACCTGGCGGGATGGGTGCGGGCACCGGCACACCGGTTCGGTCTCCCTGGCTCCCGGTTGGCACGTGCTCCGGCTGGAGCCCGACGGCAGCGTGCAGGAGGACGAGTGACCAGGACCGTTCGCGATCGGCGTTCCGCGGCCCTGCGCCGGTTCGGGCTGTCCATCACCGCGCTGACGGTGCTCGGCCACACCGTGCTCGGCTTCGAGCAGGCGTACCTGACCCCGGTGGCCGCGGTCCTCGCCGGGCTCGCCGCGGAGCTCGTGCTGGACTCGGTGGAGGCGACGACGGAGCGGCGCCGCCCGCGTTGGCTCGGCCGGCCGGGCGCGGTCGTGGACTTCCTGCTGCCGTCCTACATCACGGGCATGGCGTGCGCGATGTTGTTGTACGCCAACGACGATCTGCTCCCCACGGTGCTCGCCACGGTGGTCGGGGTGGCCGGCAAGTACGTGGTCCGAGTACCCGTGGCTGGACGTCGGCGGCACGTGCTCAACCCGAGCAACTTCGGCATCGTCGTGGTGTTGCTGGCCTTTCCCCGAGTCGGTGTCGCGCCACCGTACGAGTTCACCGAGTGGGTCACCGGGTGGTGGGACGCGGTCGTCCCGGCCCTGCTGCTGGTGGCCGGGACGATGGTGAACGCGCGGCTGACCGGCAAGGTGCCGCTGATCCTCGGCTGGGTGGGCGGGTTCGTCGCCCAGGCGGTGCTGCGCTGGGGTGTCGACGACATCTCCCTGGTCAGCGCGTTGCTGCCGCTGAGCGGAACGGCGTTCATCCTGTTCACCAACTACATGATCACCGATCCCGGCACGACACCCGTCCGGCCGCGCAACCAGGTCCTGTTCGGCCTGGCGACGGCCGCGGTGTACGGCGTGCTGGTGCAGTTCCACGTGGTGTTCGGCTTGTTCTTCGCCCTGGTGATCGTGTGCGTGCTGCGCGCGGTCGTGCTGGTGGCCACCGCGTCCCGTCCGCCGAGGACGGCTCCGGTGGTGCCGCGACAGCGGGTCGAGGTGGGGCATCCGGCCGCGCTGCGGGAGTCCTCGTGAAGCGGGGGGAGCAGGGGGAGCCGATCGCGATCGTCGGCATGGCGTGCCGGTACCCGGACGCCGACGACCCGGCGGGGCTGTGGCAGGCGGTGCTCGAGCGCCGCCGCGCGTTCCGTCGACTACCGCCGCAGCGGCTCGACCTCGACGACTACTGGGACCCCGACCCGTCCGCACCGGACAAGACCTACGGCACGCACGCCGCGGTCCTGGAGAACTGGTGTTTCGACCGCCGGGAATTCCGGATACCGAGCGAGGTCCACCGCGCCGCCGACCCGGCGCACTGGCTGGCGCTGGAGACCGCCGCTCGGGCGCTCGCCGATGCCGGCCACCCGGCGGGTGCGGGACTGGACCGCGACCGGGTCGCCGTCGTGGTCGGCAACAGCCTGACCGGCGAGGTCACCAGGGCGCGGACGCTGCGGCTGCGCTGGCCGTACGTCCGCCGGGTGCTGGAGGCGGAACTGCCCGAAGTGGACGGCGGGGTGCTCGAGCGGATCCGGCGCCGCTACCTCGCGGCCTTCCCCGAGGTGGGGGACGAGACGTTGGCCGGTGGCCTGGCCAACACCATAGCGGGCCGGATCTGCAACCAGTTCGACTTCCACGGCGGCGGGTACACGGTGGACGGGGCGTGCGCGTCCTCCCTGCTCGCCGTGATCACGGTGTGCCGCGCGTTGCGGGACCGCGGCGCGGACTTCGGCATCGCCGGCGGCGTCGACCTCAGCCTGGACCCGTTCGAGCTGGTCGGGTTCGCCAAGACCGGCGCGCTCGCCAACGGGGACATGCGGATCTACGACGAGCGGTCCGCGGGCTTCCTCCCCGGCGAGGGCTGCGGCATGCTCGCGCTGATGCGCGCCGAGGACGCCCGCGCGGCCGGCGTCGCCGTGTACGCGGAGATCCTCGGCTGGGGCGTCTCGTCCGACGGACGTGGCGGCATCACCAGGCCCGAGGTCGCGGGCCAGTTGCTCGCCCTGCGCCGGGCGAGCGGCATGGCGGGGATCGACCACGCCGAGATCGCGCTCTACGAGGGGCACGGCACCGGAACGGCGGTCGGCGACAGGGTGGAGCTGACCGCGTTGAACCAGGCCCGTGCCGGTGCGCCGGCGGCGGCCGCGCTGGGTTCGGTCAAGGCCAACATCGGCCACACGAAGGCGGCGGCGGGCGTGGCCGGGGTGATCAAGGCGGTGCTGAGCGTGGCGTCCGGCACGCTGCCGCCGACGACCGGCTGCGTCTCGCCGCACCCCGCGCTCCGCCCGGCGTTGCGCGTGCTGCCCGCCGGCGAGCCGTGGCCGGCGGGCCCGCGATTCGCCGGCGTGAGCGCGATGGGCTTCGGCGGCGTCAACGCGCATCTGGTGCTGGGGCGGGACACCGCCCGGCAATCCCACCGGTCGGTGTCGGTCGTGGTGGCGGACCGCCGGGCGCCCGCCGTCGAGGTGGTCGCGGTGAGCGGCGCGGACCCGGCGCGGACCGGCCGATTGCTGACCCGGATCGCCGCGCTCGCACCGCGGCTGTCCCTGGCCGAGCTGCGGGATCTCGCCTGCCACCTCGGCCGCCTGCCACCCGCGGGCGGGGTGCGCGCGGCGCTGGCGGTGCGCACCCCGGAAGAACTCGGCGCGTGCGCCGCCCGCGCCGCCGCCGAACTCGCCGGGTTGCCCGGCGGGAAGCTGGTCTCCCGCCGGGGCACGTGGCTGGGCAACCAGGTGGCGGGCCGGGTCACCCTGCTGTTCCCCGGTCAAGGGGTGGGCGCCGGGGACACCGTGGACACGGCGCGGGTCCAGCCGACGGTCTACCGGGCCGGCCTCGCCGCCGTCGCCCGGCTGGACGAACTCGGAGTGGAACCGGTCGCGGCGATCGGCCACAGCCTCGGCGAGATCACCGCGCTGGCCTGGTCCGGCAGGCTGTCCGCCGCGGACGGCGAGCGCCTGGTGGTCGAGCGCGGACGGATCATGGCGGACCACGGCGCCGGTGGCACCGGGATGATGGCCGTGGCCACCGGCCCCGCCGAGGCGGCGGCGATGTGCTCGGGCACCGGGCTCGTGGTCGCCGCTGACAACGGCCCGCGCGCCCAGGTCCTGGCCGGTGCGCTGACGGAGTTGCGCGCGGTGGCCGAGGCGGCCTCGCGTCGTGGGGTCGCCGCCACGATGCTGCCGGTCTCGCACGCCTTCCACACGCCCGCCATGTCCGGTTGTGCCGAGCGGTTGCACGCCGTCCTGCGCACCATCGGCTTCCGCCCCTCGCCCAGGGTCGTGGTGTCCACCGTGTACGGGCGACCGCTCGACGACGAGGACCTGGTCGAAGCACTGACCGCCCAGGTGCTGGCACCGGTGCGGTTCTGGCCGGCGGTCCACTGCGCTTTGGCGGGCACCGACCTGTTCTGCGAGGCGGGTCCGGGGGACGCGTTGAGCGCGTTGGTCGCCCTGGGCTGCGACACGCCGGCGGTGAGCCTGGAAGCCGCCGATGCCGCCGCGGCGTTGTTCTGCTCCACCGCGGCGAAGGACCTCGCGCCGCTGTTCGCCGGGCGGTTCGCCCGTCCGTTCGACCTGTGGCGTGAACCGGAGTTCCTCGCCAACCCGTGCTCCGCGCCGCCGCCACAACGCCCTCCCGTCCCGGCGGTGTCGTCCGAGCGGGACCGCGCCGAATCGCCGGTGTCGGTCATCACCCGGCTGCTCGCCGAGGCGACCGAACTCGACCGCGCGCTCATCCAACCGGGCACCCGCCTGGTCGGCGACCTCAACATCAGTTCGCTGCGCGCGGCCCAGCTCGTCGCGGCGGCCGCGAAGGAGCTGGGCCGGCGGCTCGACGCCGTCCCCGCATCCGTGTCGGACTGCTCGGTCGCCGAACTGGCCGCCCTGCTCCTGGAGCTGCCCGCGAGGCCGGCGTCCGAATCGGACGGTCCGGTCGACGGTGTCCGGCCGTGGCTGCGGTGCTTCACGGAACGGACCGTGCCGGCACGGCCCGAGCCGGGACCGCCGGCGCGGACCGCGTCCCTGCCCGTCCCGAGCGAACCCGGCGCGCTGTTGGACCTCGCCCGGTACGCGTTGCGCGCCAAGGCGCTCGTGGTGACCGCGCACGACACGGCGGCCAGCGGGTTCCTGCGGTCGCTGTGCCTCGAACACCCGGAGATCGGCATCACGCTCGTGCGGCTGCCCGCGGGGCGGTCGGATGCGCCACCGTGTCACGCCGAGCCCGGCCGGTGGCGGGAGCTCGTCGTCGACGGTTCCGGCTCCGTGAGCGAGCCCGTCGAGCAACCGCTCGACCTCCGACCCGTCGGCCGGCTGCCGCTGGGCGACCGCGACGTGCTGCTGGTCAGCGGCGGTGGGAAGGGCATCGGCTACGCGTGCGCACGCGCCCTGGCGCGCTCCTGCGGGGTGGCCTTGGCCGTCATCGGGCGAGCCCGGCCGGACACCGACGAGACGTTGCGGTGCAACCTCGACCGACTGCGGGAGGACCGGGTCCGGCACGCCTACCGGTCCGTCGACGTCGCCGACCGGCACGCCGTGCGGCAGGCGGTGGCGGAGCTGTCCGCGGAGCTGGGGCCGGTCACCGCTGTCCTGCACGCCGCGGGCATCAACGAGCCCACCCGGTTCGAGCACCTCGACGCCGAGCGAATGCGGCGGCACCTGGCGCCCAAGGTCTCCGGGCTGCACGCGCTGCTGTCCGCGGTGCCGGCGCGGCAACTGCGGCTGCTCGTCACGTTCGGCTCCGTGATCGGCAGGCGCGGGCTGGCGGGCGAGAGCCACTACGCGCTGGCCAACGGCGTGCTGCGCGCCGAGGTGGAGCGGCTGCGCCTGCCTGGTTGTCGAGTGCTGAACGTGGACTGGTCGGTCTGGGCGGGCGTCGGCATGGCCGAGCGGCTCGGCGCGGTGGACGCCCTGGCGCGGGGCGACATCACCCCGATCTCCGTGGAGGAGGGAACCGACCTGCTCCTCCGACTGCTGTCCGGTCCCGACACCCCCGTCTCGGTGTCGGTGCACGGTCGGCTCGGCGACCCGGCGCCGGTCGCGAACCCCGGCCGCTTCGTCGAGCGGGTCCGGGCACACCAGCCGGGGGTCGAGCTGGTCGCCGACGCGGTGCTGTCCCTGCGCACCGACCCGTGGCTGGCCGAGCACCGGCTCGACGGCCTGGCCGTGCTGCCCGCCGTGGTCGGCCTCGAGGCCATGGCGCAGGCGGCGTCGGCGTTGGCCGGACGTGCGCTGACCGTGGCGGAGCGGGTCGTGTTCGACCGCCCGGTCGTGGTGCCCGATTCCGACGGTGCCGTGCGGGTGTGCGCCCTGCGCCACGACGGGGTCGTCGAGACCGTGCTGCGCAGCGCCGAATCCGGCTTCGCCGACCACTTCCGTGCGCAGTTCCCCCTGCGTCCCACGGCGCCCGGCGTCGATCCGATCACCGTGGCCGGGGCGGACGCGGTCGACGCCGGCGACCTGTACGGCCCGCTCCTGTTCCACACCGGGCGGTTCCGTCGGATCGCGGCCGTGTCGGTGCCCGATCCGAGATCGTGCCGGGCGACGGTGACGCCCGATCCCGGAGGGACGGGCTTCGACCCCGTGCTGGGCAGCCCCACCGTCAACGACGCGAGCGTGCACGCGCTCCAGGCGTGCGTGCCGCACCAGCGACTGCTACCGGTGGGCTGCGACCGGGTGGAACTCGACCCGACCGTTCCCGGCCCGTGGGAACTGCACGGTGTCGAGCGCCGAGCGGCTCCCACGGCCGGCGGTGGCGAGTACACGTGGGACGTGGTCGCGCTGGGCTCCGCGGCCAGGCACGCCATCCGGTGGACCGGTCTCCGCCTGGCCGGCGCCGGTGCGCTGCCCAGCCGGCCGCTGGCACCGCCGCTGCTGGCAGCCATGCTGACCCGCTCGGCGATCGGCATCGGCCTCGACCCGTCGCTGTCGATCTCGGTCGCCACCCCGTTCGCCGTCGAGGCCGGCGGGGACTGCCCGGTGGCTTGTGACTGGCAATTCGTCGAGCCACGTGGACATCCACGCGGCCAATCGCCCGACGCGGAGCTGGTGCGGGCGTTGACCGGCGCAGGCGAGCTACCCCCGGACGCGCTCGCCGCGCGGGCGAGGACGATTCGCGGCTGCCTCGACCGGCTTCGGTGCGATCGGTCGACCGTGCGGTTCGCCGGCGCCTACGACGGCGGGTGGCTGCTGCTGCGCTGCGGAGGCTCGCTGATCGCGTCGGTCATCGTCCCGGTGCCCGGACAGGATCGACCCGTCGCCATCTCCGTGCTCACCGCAGGAGCGCCCGCGTGACCCGCAGCTACGCCTATCGACACCTGATCACCCTGGACGAGACCAACCTCGCGGGCAACGTCTACTTCGCGCACTACCTCCGTTGGCAGGGCCACTGCCGGGAACGGTTCCTCGCCGAGCACGCCCCGGGCGTGCTCGGAGCGCTCGCCAACGGCTTCACGCTGGTCACCACGACGTGCGATTGCCAGTACCTCGGCGAGCTGACCGCCGGCGACACGGTCGAGCTGCGCATGACGCTGACCGAGTTGGACGACAACCGCGTCGGCATGGCCTTCGACTACCTCCGGGTCAACGCGCCCGTCCCGCAGCTGGTCGCGCGGGGTGGCCAGTCGGTCGCCTGCATGTCCCGCGGTCCGGAGGGTTTGGTGCCCGTGCCGGTGCCGGCGGAGCTGCGGAACAGCCTCCACCCGTATTCGGCGACCCGGTAGTGGGCCGCCCGGTGTCGACCGGGTCGGTGCGGTCGGCGGGTGCTGGCCGGTGTCGCGGGCTCGTCGCCCGCGCCGCACGTGCCGCCCTGCTCGGCGGTGCCGCCCTGCTCGGCGGTGCCGCCCTGCTCGGCGGTGCCGCCCTGCTCGGCGGTGCCGCCCTGCTCGGCGGTGCCGCCCTGCTCGGCGGTGCCGAGCCGCCGGACGGGTCAGAGGCCGCCGACCTTCACCGGGAACTTGTCGATCTTCACGATCGTGGTGTCCGGGTTGTCCGGCAGCACCAGCTCCATCGGGTTCTCCAGCTTGTACATGTCGCCCTTGGGCGGGAACTTCGTGAGCTTGCTGCTCAACTGCACCGGGTTCTTCGTGGACAGCACCAGCGGCTCGGACGGGGTGGTCACCTGGACACCCGCGTTCCGCAGCACCGCTTCGGGGTTGTCGATGGTCATGGTGAAGCTCAGCACCATGAGTTGCTCGAACTTGGGTGGGAACTTCGACACCAGTCGCAGCACGCTCTTCGTGTCGATGTCGATGTCCTGCTGCTCGATCGTGACCGTGGTGGGACGGGAACCGGCGAGGTCGTCCGCGGGCAGTTCGGCACTGATCTTGTGGCCGACCACCCGCAGTCGTACCGAGTTGAGCGGTTCCTGGGGGTTGACCTCGATCCGAACCTTGATGCCGCCCTTGAAGTCGAGGGTGAACAGGCCAGTGCCGATGGTCATCGGGGTGTTGAGGGCCAGGCAACTGCACGGGATCTCGACACCGATCTTGGGCAACAGGTTCAACATCAGGTCCTCCGTGATCTCGTCACCGCGACGAACCGAATCTAGGTCGGATCGGCGGTGCCGGCCGGGTCCGCGACGAGGTCGACTAGATCGTGTCAGCCGACGTGACGGGCAGTGGTCATGGCGGCGGCGAAGCGTCGCCCGACCGGACGTCCCGCACCCGTCCGAGCGGTGGTCCTCGCGGAGTCCTCAGGTGAGGTTCTTCTCCAGGGCGGCCACGTAGGCTTTCATGAGGTGGTCGCGCACCCCGTCGGCAGCCGGGGCGAACAGGTCGGCGGTCATCCCCTTGGCGCGGTCCAGCAGCTTGGACACCCTCGGCATGGAGTCGCGGACCTTGCCCGAGGAGTCGATGTAGCGCAGTGCCGCGACGTGGCGGAACAACGGTCCGGGCGGGACCTGCGCGACGACGTCGTTGTTGTTGACCACCCGGAACGTCCGTCCGGCCAGTGCCCGGTCGTAGGCTTTGACCAGGACGTTGTTGCACGTGCGGGGCTGCCCGAAGGTGTAGACACCGTGCGCCGACAGTCGGGGCTCCTCGAAGTGCAGCCACGCCGCGGCCAGCATCGCCAGTGCGCCGCCGAGGCTGTGCCCGGTGAACCACACCGTCTGCTCGCCGTCGCGCAACTCCTGGACGGCCGCCACCACGGACGGGATCACCGCCCGCAACGCCTCGGCGAACCCGTAGTGGACCAGACCGGTGCCCGCCGGTCCGGGCCACGGCGGGATGGTCACGTCGGAGAACCAGTCCCGCAACCGCAGCGGCTCAGTGCCGCGGAACGCGGTCACGACCATCGTCGGACTCGCCATCGTGTACGCCTGGGTGTGGCTGATCGCGAACGGCGGCTTGAACGTCGAGCAGTGGTGACGTACCCGGTCGAATCCCCACTCGCCGGCGGTGACCTCGATCTCGTCCCGGTCCCCATAGGCCAGTTCGGCGGCCTTCGCCAGGCAGTACGCCTGGCGGGCGTCGTACCCGGAGGCCAGGTGGTTCAGCGTCGGTGCGGACATCGTCCATCCCTCACGTAGACAACACGTCGACAGTGGCCACGTTCACCGCCACACCACCTGTGCCTACCTCCGCCGCGGCCCGCCGCGCCACCAGCCGCGCCGTGATTCACCCCGCCGGGAGGGTTCGGCCACTTGATCCGCGCACAGGGCATCGCTGACGGGTCGGAGGCACAGCTGGCCCGAGGAGCGGTTCGTCACCCGGCGGTGCCGCGGAGTCGGCCCCGCCACCGCGCGGACCCGGCTCGACGCGCTGCTGTCGGCAGCGTGCCGCTGAGCCGCGGAGGCAGGGGATGCCGGTAGGCCGCGGTCAACCGGTCAGGCGCTCGCGCGATGCCCCTCCGCCGCCGTGGCGCGGACGGACCGGCCGACCGGGGGAGCGGGGTCAGGTCGGCGCGGAATCGGGCAGCGTGCGCCTGCGGCGGAGCGCGATGGCGAAGCCGGTGCCGAGCGCCGCTGTCACCAGGAGGAAGGCCGGCCCGCCCCCGTAGCGGTCGGCGAGCGGGCCGGCGACCGCGGAGCCGACGGCGCTGCCGAGCTGGCCGGCGGTGGTCAGCCAGCCGTACAGCTCCGCGGTGCGCTCGACGGCGGACGCGGCCACCAGTTGGTCGTTGACCGCGAGCCAGGGCGCGAGCGCGACGCCGAACACCGAGACCGAGACCGCCATCCCGCCGACCGTCGTCGGCGGCACGAGCAGCAGGGAGGTGGCGGCGAGCGTGCCCAGCAGCCACAGGTAGCTGTTCCGCTTCGACCCCCGCGGCGGGCGTGCCGCGAGGACCAGCCCGCCGACGAGGCTGCCCGCCGACCACAGCGCGACGAGCAGCCCGGCCTGCCCCGCCGCGCCGGCGCGTTCGGCGAACGCCGGTAAGAGCACCCACATCGCTCCCATGCACACCCAGTAGACGAGGTACGCGCCGCCGAGCGTGTGCACGGCGGGCTCGGCGAGCAGCGGCGGGCCGGGTGACGGCGACCGGCGTCGGCCCGAGGGTGCCAGGGCACCCCCGACGACCAGGCAGCCCACGCCGATCACCGTGCTCGCGACCAGGGCGGCGGTCGGTCCGGCCAGCGCCACCCAGCCGGTCACCCACAGCGGCCCGCCGAGGTAGACGACCTCCAGCGCCACCGAGTTCACCGCGTACGACCTGGTCAGGTCCGCCGGGGGGACGAGTCGGGGCAGCAGGGCCCGGACGCTGCCGGCGGCCGGCGGCGTGCACAGCCCCGACACCGCCGCCAGGCCGATGATGGGGGCCGTGCCGTGGCTGACCGCGAGCGCGAGCTGGCCGCAGAGGAAGAGCCCTCCGGAGGCGACGAGGACGCGACCGTCACCGAAGCGGGGCAGCAGGCGCGACCACCACGGCGCGGTGAGCGCCGTGCCCACGGCGGCCGTCCCGCCGGCGAGCCCGGCGACGGCGAAGCTGCCGGTCCGGTCCGCGGCGAGCAGCGTGACGAGCAGCAACCGCATGGCGACGGGCAGCTGGGCGAGGTTGAGACACACGATCAGGACCACGTGCCGTACATTCATGAGTTATGAATGTCTCATCGCAGGAGGCGGCAAACCTGCTGGGCGCCGTTGGCCTGCTGGTGGCCGGCGCCGTCCGGGGCGCGGTGACCGGGGCGGTGGGCGCGGGCGGCGCGCTCGGCGAGGCGCTGATCGCCATCAAGGACCAGCCGGGACGCACGGCCGACTGGCTGGCGGAGGTGCTGCACATCTCCCAGCCGGGCACGGCCCACCTGGTGCGCCGCATCACGGAGCAGGGCTTGGTCGTACGGGACACGAGTGGCCGCGCCCGCCCCTTGCGGCTGACCGAGGAGGGCGAACGGGTGGCGGCCGAGGCGCTGGCGGCCCGGCAGGCGGTGCTGGACCGGTTGGTCGAGCGGTTGTCCGATCGGCAACGCGCGCAACTGGTCGCGATCGCGGGGGCGCTGCTCGGCCCGGAGGCGCGCAGCGAGCACCTGCTGGCGGAACTGTGCCGACTGTGCGACCGGTCGACCTGCCCCCGCTGCCCGGTGCACCGGGGGTGGCAGCGCGCCTGCTCGGGCTGAGTTCGCCGGTCCGGTGGCCCAGCACGGCGACCTGCACGGACTCCGGCCCGACCGGCTGGAGTGGATTCGCGTGACGCAGGTCCGGCGGGTGACGCACCGACTTCCCGCCGATGCGGTCACCGTCCGGGTCTTTTCCGCTGGACGGGAACGGTCCGACCGGACCGGACACCGCCCGCCGAAGGCGCGGTCGCCCCCCGACCCGGTGAAGCTGGGGGCGAAGGAGATCCCGAGAGCGGCGCGGGCGGGCACGATGTGGAGGACGTGCGTGCCGCCAAGGACACCGACCAGCCGACCACGTCCAGCGCGTCGGCGATGCAGCGGCCGTGCGCCTCGGTGGTGGCGGCCAACCCAAACACCATCGAGTGAATCAAGGTGCGGACATGTACGAACCCCGCCCCGCCCCCACTCGGTAAAGAGGAAGCCGCGCGAACCACCCACACCTCGTTCCCCACGACCCGTCGACCCCCGCCCGACAACCCTGCCCCCCGGCGGTGAGCCACCCACCAGGGGGGCAACCGTCCACTACCCCGGCAATGCGCCATCCGCCGGGGGGCAACCGCCCACTACGGCTTGATCTCCACGCGCAGCAGGGTCTCCGGCTTGGCCGACGTGCTGCGACCAGTGCCCACCTGCAGGGCCCCGTTCGGGTTGATCTTGTCGGTCCGCTGCTCACCGGAGGGTTCCCGCACCTCGACGATGCCGCCGTGGCTGGGGGTCCGGCCGTGGCCGTCACCGCGGATCTCGAAGACGTCGGGCACCAGCATCGTCAGATAGCCCGACGTCCCGATGACCTTGAGGCAGAACACGCCGTCATCGTTCGGCCCGACCTCCAGGTCGGTGGTGCGGACCTCCATCAGGCCGATGCCCTCGGAGGGCTGCTGACCGCACGGCGTGTAGACGACGTGCCCGTCGCCGGAGAGCAGCTGGACCTTGTCCTCGTCCAGGATGCGCTGCGCGCCCGGCCGGGTGGTTGAAGTCCTCCACCGGGAGTCCCTGTTCGGCGGCAGGCTCGGCCTGCTGCCCCGAGGCGACCAGCGCGCCCGCCGACAGCACCCGGTTGACCTTGACCCGGTGCTGGACGTCGCGTCCGGGTAGTCCGGGTTGCGCAGGAAGTTCCGCACGTCCGCGTCGTAGCCGGCGAGCGCGGCGTCGGCCGCGTCCTTGAGCCGCCGGCTGCCCACCGTGGCGACGCTGCGCAGCGTCACGCGGTCGTCCTGCGCCGCTGCCCGTTCCAGGCCGGTGCGGACGTGCTTTCGCACCAGCGGGTCGGCCCCGGTCAACGCGCCTTCGGCGGCCTGGCGCGTCCACGGGTCGCTCGCCTCCGCCAATCGCAGCGCGATCCGGCGGCCGTGGCGCACCACGAGCGCGGGGTCCGCGTCCGGCGCGGTCGCCTCGCCGATCAGCCGCTTCGTCTCGGCGTCGCGCAGCGACTCCTGGGCGGCGTCCCACTGCTGGGCGGTGGTCGACTGCTGGGCGGTGGTCGACTGCTGGGCGGTGGTCGACTGCTGGGCGGTGGTCGGCTACGACATGGCGGTCTTCGCCTCGGCCGCCGCCGTGCGGGCCTGTTCGCTGCGAGCGGTCAGCTTCTCCTCGTCGACCTTGCGGGTGGCGTCGTAGATCGCCTTCGCCTGCCCGGCCGCGTCCACGGCGGTCTGCGCCGCGTTCGTGGCGTTGCTCGCGTGCCGGGACGCCTCGGCGACGGCCTTGTCCGCGGTGACCGCGTGGTCGGCGGCCTTCTGCGCGGCGTCGGCGGCTGCGGCGGCGTTCTGGCCCGCGTTGCCGGCGTCCTGCGCGGCCTCGGCGACGTAGCCCTCGACGGCCTTCGTCGCGAATTCCTTGGCCAGAGCGGCCTCGGCGACGGCCTTGGCCGACGCGTCCCTTGGCCGCCTGCGTCGCCTGCGCGGCCACCTCGCCGGGGACCTTGGCTGCGTCGGCCAGTTCCGCGACCGACGCGGTCTCCTTGTCGCGGGCCTGGGCGGTCGGCCACTCGAAGTCGAAGAAGTTCTGGAGCGCCTCCAGGGTGCCGGCGTCCAGCGCCTCCTGCGCCTTCGCGCGGAGGTCGGGCCCGCCGACCGCGACGGCGGCGGGCGAGTGCGCGTCGAGCGCCCGTTGAGCGGCCTGCTTCACGGCGCAGCCGCCGCAAGACGGCACACCGGCCACCCACGCGCGGTCGTCGTTCTCGGCGGCGTGACGGTCACCGTGCCGACCAAGGTGGTGAACGCCAGGAGGAACGAGGTCAACCACCGGCTTCTTCGTGTGCGAGTGCTCGGACCATGCCTCTGAGGCCCCCGCGTAACGGCCGTCGATCCACGAACCCCTTCGCACCGCGGCGGCGGCGCTCGTCGGGCCGGGGACGGCGACGGGTACGCGGCCGGGAACCTCTCCCGGAGAGC
Coding sequences:
- a CDS encoding MFS transporter, giving the protein MNVRHVVLIVCLNLAQLPVAMRLLLVTLLAADRTGSFAVAGLAGGTAAVGTALTAPWWSRLLPRFGDGRVLVASGGLFLCGQLALAVSHGTAPIIGLAAVSGLCTPPAAGSVRALLPRLVPPADLTRSYAVNSVALEVVYLGGPLWVTGWVALAGPTAALVASTVIGVGCLVVGGALAPSGRRRSPSPGPPLLAEPAVHTLGGAYLVYWVCMGAMWVLLPAFAERAGAAGQAGLLVALWSAGSLVGGLVLAARPPRGSKRNSYLWLLGTLAATSLLLVPPTTVGGMAVSVSVFGVALAPWLAVNDQLVAASAVERTAELYGWLTTAGQLGSAVGSAVAGPLADRYGGGPAFLLVTAALGTGFAIALRRRRTLPDSAPT
- a CDS encoding MarR family winged helix-turn-helix transcriptional regulator — protein: MNVSSQEAANLLGAVGLLVAGAVRGAVTGAVGAGGALGEALIAIKDQPGRTADWLAEVLHISQPGTAHLVRRITEQGLVVRDTSGRARPLRLTEEGERVAAEALAARQAVLDRLVERLSDRQRAQLVAIAGALLGPEARSEHLLAELCRLCDRSTCPRCPVHRGWQRACSG
- a CDS encoding ALF repeat-containing protein, which produces MVRHGRRIALRLAEASDPWTRQAAEGALTGADPLVRKHVRTGLERAAAQDDRVTLRSVATVGSRRLKDAADAALAGYDADVRNFLRNPDYPDATSSTGSRSTGCCRRARWSPRGSRPSLPPNRDSRWRTSTTRPGAQRILDEDKVQLLSGDGHVVYTPCGQQPSEGIGLMEVRTTDLEVGPNDDGVFCLKVIGTSGYLTMLVPDVFEIRGDGHGRTPSHGGIVEVREPSGEQRTDKINPNGALQVGTGRSTSAKPETLLRVEIKP